A single genomic interval of Pieris rapae chromosome 23, ilPieRapa1.1, whole genome shotgun sequence harbors:
- the LOC123690193 gene encoding late histone H1-like, giving the protein MADTAVASETPAPATPAKKAPKAAAAAKKPKARPTHPKTSEMVNSAIKELKERSGSSLQAIKKYIASNYSLDAERLAPFIRKYLKRAVASGTLIQTKGKGASGSFKIDSKSGTGGAAKKATAASASSGGRGSGAAASSAAKSAKKPSAPAKKTAASAGARSKKAAAAASASAAGSASPAKAGGRGVAAKDKKAAAAAKRKPVAAAAPKKGRAAAAAAASGKGASSNAAASKAKRSAKPPTKKPKAPKPKKAAAAAPKSKAATTAKKASAASKK; this is encoded by the coding sequence atggcCGACACCGCAGTAGCATCGGAGACACCCGCGCCGGCGACGCCCGCCAAGAAGGCACCGAAAGCGGCAGCGGCCGCCAAGAAACCCAAGGCGAGACCGACGCACCCCAAGACCTCCGAAATGGTGAACAGCGCGATCAAGGAGCTCAAGGAGAGGAGCGGATCGTCCCTGCAGGCGATCAAGAAGTACATCGCCTCGAATTATAGCCTCGACGCCGAGAGGTTGGCGCCGTTCATAAGAAAGTATCTCAAGCGTGCCGTCGCCTCCGGCACCCTGATTCAGACGAAGGGCAAGGGCGCATCGGGCTCGTTCAAGATAGACAGCAAGTCTGGTACCGGCGGCGCCGCTAAGAAGGCGACGGCCGCCTCCGCGTCCTCCGGCGGCAGGGGCTCCGGCGCGGCGGCGTCCTCCGCGGCCAAATCGGCGAAGAAGCCGAGCGCACCCGCCAAGAAGACCGCCGCGAGCGCCGGCGCCAGGAGCAAGaaggccgccgccgccgcgtCGGCATCGGCCGCCGGGTCCGCCTCCCCGGCCAAAGCGGGCGGCAGGGGCGTCGCCGCCAAAGACAAGAAGGCGGCGGCTGCGGCCAAGAGGAAGCCGGTCGCTGCGGCCGCACCGAAGAAGGGtcgcgccgccgccgccgccgcggCGTCCGGCAAGGGCGCGTCGAGCAACGCGGCCGCGTCCAAGGCGAAGAGGAGCGCGAAGCCACCGACCAAGAAACCTAAGGCCCCCAAACCGAAGaaggccgccgccgccgcgccCAAATCGAAGGCCGCCACCACCGCGAAAAAGGCGTCGGCCGCTTCCAAGAAGTGA
- the LOC123690310 gene encoding histone H2A yields the protein MSGRGKGGKVKGKAKSRSNRAGLQFPVGRIHRLLRKGNYAERVGAGAPVYLAAVMEYLAAEVLELAGNAARDNKKTRIIPRHLQLAIRNDEELNKLLSGVTIAQGGVLPNIQAVLLPKKTEKKT from the coding sequence ATGTCCGGACGTGGCAAGGGAGGCAAGGTCAAGGGAAAGGCAAAGTCGCGTTCCAACCGCGCAGGTCTCCAGTTCCCGGTGGGTCGTATCCACAGGCTGCTCAGGAAGGGCAACTACGCCGAGAGGGTCGGTGCCGGTGCGCCGGTGTACCTAGCGGCCGTTATGGAGTACCTGGCGGCTGAAGTGCTCGAGTTGGCCGGTAACGCGGCCCGTGACAACAAAAAGACCAGGATCATACCGCGTCACCTGCAGCTGGCCATTCGTAACGACGAGGAGCTCAACAAGCTGCTCTCCGGCGTGACCATCGCACAGGGCGGTGTACTGCCTAACATTCAGGCGGTCCTTCTCCCCAAGAAGACCGAGAAGaagacataa
- the LOC123690309 gene encoding histone H2B: MPPKTSGKAAKKSGKAQKNISKSDKKKKKHKRKESYAIYIYKVLKQVHPDTGISSKAMSIMNSFVNDIFERIAAEASRLAHYNKRSTITSREVQTSVRLLLPGELAKHAVSEGTKAVTKYTSSK, from the coding sequence ATGCCACCAAAGACCAGCGGCAAGGCGGCCAAGAAGTCCGGCAAGGCGCAGAAGAACATATCCAAATCggacaaaaagaaaaagaagcacAAGAGGAAGGAGAGCTACGCCATTTACATCTACAAGGTACTGAAGCAGGTGCATCCCGACACCGGTATCTCTTCGAAGGCGATGTCAATCATGAACTCGTTCGTGAACGACATCTTCGAGAGGATCGCGGCGGAGGCGTCCCGTCTCGCACACTACAACAAGCGTTCGACGATCACGTCCCGCGAGGTGCAGACCTCCGTGAGGCTCCTGCTGCCCGGCGAGCTCGCCAAGCACGCCGTCAGCGAGGGCACCAAGGCCGTCACCAAGTACACCAGCTCCAAGTGA
- the LOC123690313 gene encoding histone H4, translating to MTGRGKGGKGLGKGGAKRHRKVLRDNIQGITKPAIRRLARRGGVKRISGLIYEETRGVLKVFLENVIRDAVTYTEHAKRKTVTAMDVVYALKRQGRTLYGFGG from the coding sequence ATGACCGGCCGCGGTAAGGGAGGAAAGGGATTGGGAAAAGGTGGCGCGAAGCGTCACAGGAAGGTGCTCCGTGATAACATCCAGGGTATCACCAAGCCGGCGATTCGGCGTCTGGCGCGCAGGGGTGGAGTGAAACGTATCTCCGGTCTGATATACGAGGAGACTCGCGGTGTTCTCAAGGTTTTCCTCGAGAACGTCATCCGCGACGCGGTAACCTACACGGAGCACGCCAAGAGGAAGACCGTCACCGCCATGGACGTCGTGTACGCTCTGAAGCGCCAGGGCCGCACCCTCTACGGTTTCGGCGGTTAA